One genomic window of Staphylococcus hsinchuensis includes the following:
- the pfkB gene encoding 1-phosphofructokinase encodes MIYTVTFNPSIDYIMVSEDFELGRLNRVTDTQKFAGGKGINVSRVLKTLNVHSTALGFVGGFPGQFIIDTLQNASIAKNFVHIDEDTRINVKLKTQVETEINAPGPTVSHEQFETLLNQMRKTKEHDVVIVSGSVPKSIPDDAYKQIAQITYETGAKLVVDAEKDLVKSVLEYQPLFIKPNKDELEDMFDTTIKSDEEVIKYARQIIDQGAQSVIITLGGAGAIYVDHKNSYKAEVPIDKVINTVGAGDSTVAGMVAGLESGLSIEESFKQAVASGSATAFNDDLATYQSILEVKDKVTISALDGSV; translated from the coding sequence ATGATTTATACCGTTACTTTTAATCCATCGATAGACTATATCATGGTGTCAGAAGACTTTGAGTTGGGTAGGTTAAATCGCGTTACAGATACGCAGAAATTCGCAGGAGGTAAGGGAATTAACGTATCGCGTGTATTGAAAACATTAAATGTCCATTCGACTGCATTAGGTTTTGTTGGTGGGTTTCCGGGACAATTTATTATCGATACATTACAAAATGCATCAATTGCAAAGAATTTTGTGCATATTGATGAAGATACACGGATTAACGTCAAACTTAAAACACAGGTTGAAACAGAAATAAATGCACCTGGCCCAACTGTTAGTCATGAGCAATTTGAAACATTATTAAATCAAATGAGAAAAACGAAAGAACATGATGTTGTCATTGTTTCAGGTAGCGTCCCAAAGAGTATACCTGATGATGCGTATAAACAAATAGCTCAAATCACATATGAAACAGGTGCGAAGTTAGTAGTAGATGCGGAAAAAGATTTAGTGAAGTCTGTATTAGAATATCAGCCTTTATTTATTAAACCGAACAAAGATGAACTCGAAGATATGTTTGATACGACGATTAAATCAGATGAAGAAGTGATTAAATATGCTCGACAAATTATAGACCAAGGTGCACAGTCAGTCATAATCACGCTCGGTGGTGCAGGTGCAATTTACGTTGATCATAAAAATAGTTATAAAGCTGAAGTGCCTATAGATAAAGTGATCAACACAGTTGGTGCAGGAGACAGCACAGTTGCAGGCATGGTTGCAGGTTTAGAATCAGGTCTTTCAATCGAAGAATCATTTAAACAAGCAGTGGCTTCGGGATCAGCTACAGCGTTTAACGATGATTTAGCAACATATCAATCTATATTAGAAGTTAAAGACAAAGTTACAATTAGCGCATTAGATGGGAGTGTATAA
- the nagA gene encoding N-acetylglucosamine-6-phosphate deacetylase yields the protein MSKYVLINGCIYTEREKIDKGYVIIKNGKIAGLGNGNYEGELETYDMKGRHILPGFIDMHIHGGYGEDAMDGSFDGLKHLSESLLSEGTTSYVPTTMTQSEQNIKAALKNIADYQSQQDRYQAAEVVGVHLEGPFISEHKVGAQNPKYVQRPTVEKLQQFQESANNQIKVITFAPEVKGALALLQSFKDKIRFSIGHSVATFEETNKAAQNGARHVTHLYNAATPFEHRKPGVFGAAWTNDDLHTEIIVDGVHSHPAAVKIAYKQKGNSRFFLITDAMRAKGMPEGEYDLGGQNVIVKGTEARLESGALAGSILKMNDGLNNLINYTGDSLENLWRVTSLNQAKALKIDDRKGSLKVGNDADIVVLDNDINVQLTIKSGKMHHFSK from the coding sequence ATGTCTAAATATGTTTTAATCAATGGATGTATATATACAGAAAGAGAAAAAATAGATAAAGGTTATGTCATTATAAAAAACGGCAAAATTGCTGGTTTAGGTAATGGTAACTATGAAGGTGAGCTCGAGACATATGATATGAAAGGGCGACACATCTTACCAGGATTTATTGACATGCATATTCACGGTGGTTATGGAGAAGATGCAATGGATGGGTCGTTTGACGGACTGAAACATTTATCTGAATCGCTATTGTCTGAAGGTACAACAAGTTATGTACCTACGACAATGACTCAATCCGAACAAAACATTAAAGCGGCATTAAAAAATATTGCCGATTATCAGTCACAACAAGATAGATATCAAGCAGCTGAAGTAGTAGGTGTCCATTTAGAAGGTCCATTTATTTCTGAACATAAAGTAGGAGCTCAAAATCCTAAATATGTACAAAGACCAACCGTAGAAAAACTGCAACAGTTTCAAGAAAGTGCAAATAACCAAATCAAAGTTATAACCTTTGCCCCAGAGGTCAAAGGTGCTTTAGCGTTATTACAATCATTTAAAGATAAAATACGTTTTTCGATCGGTCATAGTGTGGCGACGTTTGAAGAGACTAATAAAGCGGCACAAAATGGTGCTAGACATGTGACGCATTTATACAATGCAGCTACGCCATTTGAACATCGAAAGCCAGGCGTGTTTGGCGCGGCGTGGACGAACGATGATCTTCATACAGAGATCATTGTTGATGGTGTGCATTCACACCCTGCAGCTGTCAAAATTGCTTATAAACAAAAAGGTAATAGTCGATTTTTCTTAATTACAGATGCGATGCGAGCGAAAGGCATGCCTGAAGGTGAATATGATTTAGGCGGTCAAAATGTGATTGTTAAAGGCACTGAAGCACGGTTAGAATCAGGTGCCTTGGCTGGTAGTATATTGAAGATGAATGACGGTTTAAATAACTTAATCAATTATACTGGCGATTCATTAGAAAACTTATGGAGAGTTACGAGTTTAAATCAAGCTAAAGCACTAAAAATAGATGATAGAAAAGGGAGTTTAAAAGTTGGCAATGATGCAGATATCGTTGTGCTAGATAATGATATAAATGTGCAATTGACAATTAAGTCAGGTAAAATGCATCATTTTTCAAAATAA